The Epinephelus fuscoguttatus linkage group LG19, E.fuscoguttatus.final_Chr_v1 genome contains the following window.
TCAAATGCTTGAAATTGCAGGAATGTTTCAAAGCAGCACTGCTGTTGTCTATTGTCCATGGTCAGTGTCTGTCCTATGACACAGTCCTTTGTTTAACGTCTCTGCAGAACATTGATGATGGCACAACCGACCGTCCTTACAGCCACGCTCTGGTCGCAGGCATCGACCGCTATCCCCGTAAAGTGACCACGACCATGGGCAAGAAGAAGATTGCCAAGAGGTCCAAGATCAAGGCCTTCGTCAAGGTGTTCAACTACAACCACCTCATGCCCACCAGGTCAGTATCCCATCTATACTTTTTTCCTGTGATAGGATGCTGCATTGTTTTACTTACTTGTTTTACTGATGTGCTGTAGCAACttaaaacacttattttccaACAATAAGTAAAGTATTTCCTTTGGAGTAAGCGGTGCACTTAGTGTTCAGGTGAACATGATACTGTCCCCTTGTGAAATCATCTGTGTAAAAGATGAGCAGCTGTGTTGGAGTGTATTTGGTGCTTTGATTAACAAGTCAAAGGTACAAGCCTGTGGGCATAAAAACACAAGGAGAGAAGTCAACCACTGCTCCCTAGGTGTATTTTGCTTACGTGATGAACTTAGCAGTCAGGGTTCCCATGGTCATGACAAACCTGGAAACatcatggaatttcacaatcacatttCCCATTagtaaaaatcattgaaagttttgAGAGTCATGGAATTTTGCTGTGTGTAATTGAGTTGTTCCAGGAATATTCCATGAATAacttaatgtaatgtaacttaATGGCAAACTTATTTCCTGAAGCTGTTGACGTAATGTGGCTTCAACATGCGTCGATGTATGGCGATTTGTTTAacattacatacatatattcatTTTCTCCTCCCATTCTGTCTCTCCCCTCATGTATGCCAGCTAACTGAAATTACttttgaatagagtttgaattTGATATGTTTGGAAAAAATGCAGGGCAAGAATTTATTATGGGTCCATGAAatgtcatggaaaagttttgaaattttgtacatGAAAATGCATTAACACTTAAATGGCAAGGTAAAGGTCCCACTTTGTAGAAACATAATAAAGCATGAAAACTTTTGGATTAGTCACTGTAATTTCTATCAAGTCTGAGACAATGAAGAGGTGTTTTGTTCCCAATCACAATGACAAAGCATTCTGAATTTGCTACAGTACTGATTCACGCCTCTGATGGGCTGCCTCCTCTGCAGTCTAGGCTCATGACTAGTGTTGTATTCAGAGCAGACTGCCATAAAAAACTGAGGAACAAAAAAGTTCTCAGAACTAGAACTGACATCCATAATAAACCTATATTCCGTTGAATTAACCTGGAGATGCCTTTGTTCTGTTCTTCAGGAAAACTGAAAATATCATTaatgaaaattttaaaaacaaggGGAAAATAACTTCAGAAACTGGCAGCTCCTCCTGCTTTGCAATACTTTTGTTGATAcaaagttaaaatgaaaaacttaaaacttatGTCACAGCTATCATGTGTTTATCTACATTCATTCTGGTCTTTCTGTTGCTTCTGTGGGCCACATCCTTGCTCCTCAAACTTCCTCATTTTAGCATCACTGGCTACTCAGTATTTTATTCACAGTTTCAGACATATCAGTTTTGATTGAATCAAAGCATCATTACAAACATGTGATAGTCCAAACACACTTGGCAATTTGCGTCCTGACATGTAAACCTGAGACTATAACTTTTACATTTACTTTATGATAGCTGTGAAACAATTATtagaatgatgatgatgtttatcCTTCTAAAAGGAGTGTGAAGCACTCTTTCAGATATTGTTGATTCCCTGAAAATCATCGTGCTCACCCCTGGAAGCAGGTTTGCTGTTAGTCAGATGCGAGAATTAGTTAAGTTTTGTTGTCATATTTGAttaactgttgttttgtttgtaaatgaGATTGTAATATGAAATGAGATGCAATTTAAAGTGAATAATGATGCCTTTGTAAGGAAATAAAATCTTAATTACTTGGACATTGGATGTCATTTTGGCGCAATGTTGAATATGACATATTTGGTTAGAAAACCTCTTAaagaacagagacagagtttaGAGTGACTATTGCCCATTATGacctagctcacctggtagagtgtgtGCCATATATAGACTGAGTCCTTTGCAGAAGCCCAGGTTCAATTGAaactgtggccctttgctgtgtattattccccttctctctctcccacctttCTTGTCTGTCCAGCTGTCTTAGCAATAAGAACAAAAATGCCCAAATCTTTAAAGTGTATTATACCTAAAATGTTGCTCCTTACTGAGCTGCGTAACTTCAAGTTCTGTCACTTCAAGTTAGATTCCTCTGCGTGTGCTAGATGTGGACTCAAACGCACACAGATTTGATGAGCAGGTTTATTATCTGATTAACTTTTTGTCACGTAGGACACCTGATAAAAATCTTAGCAGTGGTATGTTAcgcttatcttatcttaaggTGCCTTCCAGCTGCTCTTGTGTGAGAAACTAAGTTTCTTTTGCTCAGTTGTGTACTTGTGCAGAAGCTTCTGCTCTATAAATAGTCCTCTGATTAAACAATCTTTTTCATCGTTGCATTCTGTTTTCCCTCAGATACTCTGTGGATATTCCTCTGGACAAAACTGTTGTCAACAAGGATGTCTTCAGGGATCCTGCTCTCAAGCGCAAAGCCAGGCGGGAGGCCAAGGTCAAGTTTGAGGAGAGGTGAGTCCGTGTAGCTCTGTTGGATTCTCAAGTTCAGTGTGCATCATATAGACGTGTTCTGACTGGACCTCCAGAGGCCGTTCAGACACATAATGGCAGAACGGTGTCACTTATAGCATCCAGAATTAAACTAGAGATATTGCCTTCACCACATGCTGTTCATCCTTTGTAGGATAGAAAATGTCTGTCACTCATACAATCATGTGTTTTGTGAATACATATAATAATCCTGataacaaacatcagaaattGGATCAAAAATCCTTCCAGTGGCTGCGGTGTGATTTATAAATCGTAAGATACTAGTTTAGATAAGTTGTCCCAGGGTTGATGCAGCCAACTGTGGTCACGTATCAGCAGATTCACTCCTCAGGTCTGTGATGTGTTATCAGAGCAAACGtgctaaatgtgtgtgtgttctgttttcAGGTACAAGACGGGCAAGAACAAGTGGTTCTTCCAGAAGCTCAGATTCTAACTTCACTCAGTTTcacaaataaatgtttaaaaatggattttgacttttgactctttattgtctttttttttttcttgtcctttGAATTACTTTTACCATCTCTGCCAAGTTTCCCAGTCTGATTTAAGATGAAGGTTGTGATGATCTGTAGATTCAAATGGATAATTGGTCCAGTTCCCACAATACTTGTGAAAATCCTTTAAAATGGATTTACTTAATGCTTTCAAAAGGTTTAATCATATAATCTAAAACAATCTTTGCTGTTTAATATTTGAATATGAAAGTCAAACTGATCACTGATGGCATCGGATTTCAACCTTTTGTCTCACAGAATGTATtgacatgaaatatttgtgttcTGCTGGAAGAAATAGATTTCCACCTTAAAGCACCCATGTTTTTCATcctcaataaaataaaaagttgctGCAAACTTAAACATTATTTAAGGGCTGAAACTAATGATTATTGCCTTGCTGATTAATCTGTTGACTGTTTACTCAAATAGTTGTTGTGGCTATaaaacgttaaaaaaaaaaacaaaaaaaaaacagttccccaAAGCCGAAGAATACATCctgaaatattttgtgttgtccacaacccaaaacATGTAGTTTACTGTAACTGAGGAATAAATAAACCAGAATATATCCACATTCAAGAAcctgtaattagattttttctttaaaattacTCTAGCCTATGAGTTATTAGTCAAGCTTAAGACCTCTAATGATTAATCAGAACTCAACCAGTTATTTGACTACATTAGGTTGAAGTGGGCTTAAACCAGTGTGAAATTTGAATGAGACTAGCACTAAGTAGTTGACTTGTAAAAAGCACTGATTACATATGAAACTCTTAATGTTTCTCAGCAATAACGTAACAGTATCACAATAAATGGTTTAAAGTCCCTGCACATCCTTAGAAAAGCCACgtgttttctttaaacatttttgggttgaagatgtgtgtgaaacacTTTAAACCTTTAAATTCTTTCAGAGCCTTCACTACATATAACATGAGTCTGGACGGACATGCACGTAAAGCGCAACCCAACTAGCTGATGGAACAGCAGTACTTCTAGATGATTTTGTCCAGCATCACAAATGTGGAAGTAGAGGATGTATTTTGTGTTACAAACATGGTTGTGTGATGAGTACTGCAGGCGGTGCCTCATATAACTACTGCGTATGCTTCTGTGGTGTTAATATATATAAGCAGTGGTGGAGAGTAACTAAGTATATTAACTATAGTTTAGTTTTGAGATACTTGACTAGAGTATTCATAATTTATGCTACTTAATGCTTTTACTCTACTGGGCAACATTCTTGTGACAACTTCagtaactttttattttcaggttatgAATTTACAAGTACCGAAaccaattttgaggtactttcaGTTACATATTTCCATTAAATGCTCTTTTATACTTATACACCACTGCATTTTAAAAGCCAATATTGTACTTTATGCTccagtacatttattttatatctttATTTACTTTGCAAATTCTGATtgataatacaaaatacactgaacaaaaatataaacgcaccacttttgtttttgctctcatttttcatgagctgaactcaaagatcttaaacattttctatacacacaaaagaccatttcctcacaaatattgttcacaaatctgtctaaatctgtgttagtgagcacttctcctttgccgagataatccatcccacctcacaggtgtggtatatcaagatgctgattagacagcatgaatattgcacaggtgtgccttaggctggccacaataaaaggccactctgaaatgtgcagttttatcacaccgcacaatgccacagatgtcgcaagttttgagggagcgtgcaattggcatgctgattgcaggaatgtccaccagagctgttgcctgtgaattgaatgttaatttctctaccataagccatctccaaaggcgtttcagacagtttggcagtacatccaaccggcc
Protein-coding sequences here:
- the rpl27 gene encoding 60S ribosomal protein L27, giving the protein MGKFMKPGKVVMVLAGRYAGRKAVIVKNIDDGTTDRPYSHALVAGIDRYPRKVTTTMGKKKIAKRSKIKAFVKVFNYNHLMPTRYSVDIPLDKTVVNKDVFRDPALKRKARREAKVKFEERYKTGKNKWFFQKLRF